One genomic segment of Rivularia sp. PCC 7116 includes these proteins:
- the bchI gene encoding magnesium chelatase ATPase subunit I — MSPTNQKTSTARRVVFPFTAIVGQEEMKLALILNVIDPKVGGVMIMGDRGTGKSTTIRALADLLPEVSVVRDDPFNSHPSDPDVMGDEARQKLEQGEEIAVEQMKVPMVDLPLGATEDRVCGTIDIEKALSEGVKAFEPGLLAKANRGILYVDEVNLLDDHLVDVLLDSAASGWNTVEREGISIRHPARFVLVGSGNPEEGELRPQLLDRFGMHAEIRTVREPALRVQIVEQRSEFDQNPPEFLEKYQQQQQELQERIVKAQKLLPSVNMEYDYRVKISEVCSELDVDGLRGDIVSNRAAKALTAFEGRNEVTVDDIRRVIALCLRHRLRKDPLESIDTGYKVEKTFSRVFGVELPEDTANVNGTSEKVGAKR, encoded by the coding sequence GTGAGTCCTACTAATCAAAAGACTTCTACAGCACGACGTGTGGTATTTCCTTTTACCGCCATTGTAGGTCAGGAAGAAATGAAGCTGGCTCTGATTCTAAATGTGATTGACCCCAAAGTTGGCGGTGTAATGATAATGGGAGATCGGGGAACCGGCAAATCAACCACGATTCGAGCGCTTGCTGACTTACTTCCAGAGGTTTCAGTAGTCAGGGATGACCCCTTCAATTCTCATCCGAGCGATCCCGATGTTATGGGTGATGAAGCTCGTCAAAAACTGGAACAAGGTGAAGAAATTGCTGTAGAACAAATGAAGGTGCCAATGGTAGATTTACCTTTGGGAGCGACAGAAGACCGAGTTTGTGGCACCATCGATATTGAAAAGGCTTTATCGGAAGGTGTTAAAGCTTTTGAACCGGGACTTTTAGCTAAAGCGAACCGAGGCATTCTTTACGTTGATGAAGTCAACTTGCTAGATGACCATTTAGTAGACGTATTGCTAGACTCAGCAGCTAGCGGTTGGAACACCGTCGAACGTGAAGGCATTTCCATTCGCCACCCAGCCCGTTTCGTTTTGGTTGGCTCAGGAAACCCAGAAGAAGGTGAATTACGACCCCAGTTACTTGATAGATTTGGAATGCACGCTGAAATTCGTACCGTTAGAGAACCAGCTTTGAGGGTGCAAATTGTAGAACAAAGGTCGGAATTTGACCAAAATCCCCCAGAATTCTTGGAAAAGTATCAACAGCAGCAGCAAGAATTGCAAGAGCGCATCGTTAAAGCCCAGAAACTTTTACCTTCCGTTAATATGGAATACGACTACCGGGTCAAAATTTCCGAAGTATGTTCTGAGCTAGACGTAGACGGGTTGCGGGGTGATATCGTTAGTAATCGCGCTGCCAAAGCTTTAACTGCATTTGAAGGACGTAACGAAGTTACAGTAGACGACATTCGCCGCGTTATTGCTTTGTGTTTGCGTCACAGACTGCGGAAAGACCCCTTAGAATCAATCGATACCGGCTACAAAGTAGAGAAAACCTTTTCCCGCGTCTTTGGCGTAGAGCTTCCAGAAGACACAGCCAACGTTAACGGAACTTCTGAGAAAGTCGGAGCAAAAAGGTAG